From Lolium perenne isolate Kyuss_39 chromosome 5, Kyuss_2.0, whole genome shotgun sequence, a single genomic window includes:
- the LOC127299121 gene encoding probable tRNA N6-adenosine threonylcarbamoyltransferase, mitochondrial — translation MASPLLPILSPPVSRAAAFLLRTRPTPFRSHGLLLRSLLAPASSPSTPPASRSLVTMASARRDILMLGIETSCDDTAAAVVRGDGEILSQAIASQSDLLVKWGGVAPKMAEEAHALAIDKVVQKALDDANVSESDLSAVAVTVGPGLSLCLRVGVHKARKIAKVFGLPIVGVHHMEAHALVSRLVKKDLDYPFLALLISGGHNLLVLAQNLGEYVQLGTTIDDAIGEAYDKSARWLGLDIRKGGGPALEELALEGDPKSINFRVPMRQHKDCNFSYAGLKTQVRLAIESRHMCTDDIPISSATEEDRQLRANIAASFQRVAVLHLEDRCQRAVEWALKMEPSIKNFVVSGGVASNQYVRARLNHIAEKNGLQLVSPPPSLCTDNGVMIAWTGIEHFIAGRFEDPPPADEPDDMQYDLRPRWPLGEEYSEGISVSRSLKTARIHPSLTSMTQSALRN, via the exons ATGGCGTCCCCCCTTCTCCCAATCTTATCGCCGCCGGTTTCAcgtgccgccgccttcctcctccGAACCCGACCAACACCGTTCCGCTCCCACGGCCTGCTTCTCCGCAGCCTCCTCGCCCCTGCGTCTTCCCCATCAACCCCTCCCGCTTCCCGCTCCCTTGTCACCATGGCCTCTGCCCGCCGGGACATCCTCATGCTTGGCATTGAGACCAGTTGCGacgacaccgccgccgccgtg GTTAGAGGTGACGGGGAGATCCTCAGCCAAGCGATCGCTTCCCAA TCAGATTTGCTTGTGAAATGGGGCGGTGTCGCTCCTAAGATGGCCGAAGAAGCCCATGCCCTTGCAATTGATAAG GTTGTTCAGAAAGCACTCGATGATGCAAATGTGTCAGAGAGTGATCTTTCTGCTGTGGCCGTGACCGTTGGACCAGGGCTCAGCCTATGCCTGAGAG TTGGTGTTCACAAAGCTCGGAAAATAGCAAAAGTATTTGGCTTACCTATTGTTGGAGTTCATCATATGGAGGCACATGCATTAGTTTCCAG GCTAGTGAAAAAGGACCTTGATTACCCATTTTTGGCTCTTCTAATTTCAG GAGGACACAATCTTCTTGTTCTTGCTCAGAACCTTGGTGAGTATGTTCAACTAGGGACTACAATAGACGATGCAATTGGCGAGGCATATGACAAGTCAGCAAGATGGCTGGGTCTTGATATACGGAAAGGTGGTGGTCCTGCTCTTGAAGAGCTTGCCCTAGAAGGTGATCCAAAGTCTATTAATTTCAGA GTTCCAATGCGACAACACAAAGATTGCAATTTCTCCTACGCTGGTCTCAAGACTCAAGTTCGATTGGCTATTGAATCCAGACATAT GTGCACAGATGATATCCCCATTTCATCTGCAACAGAAGAAGATAGACAACTAAGGGCGAACATTGCTGCCTCTTTCCAG CGGGTTGCTGTTCTACATTTGGAGGATAGATGCCAGCGAGCAGTTGAATGGGCATTGAAGATGGAGCCTTCTATCAAAAACTTT GTTGTTTCAGGTGGGGTTGCATCTAACCAGTATGTTAGGGCCCGCTTGAATCATATTGCTGAGAAGAATGGCCTGCAGCTTGTATCCCCTCCCCCAAGTCTTTGTACTGACAATG GTGTCATGATTGCTTGGACCGGTATCGAGCACTTCATTGCCGGTAGATTTGAAGATCCACCTCCTGCTGATGAGCCTGATGATATGCAG TATGACTTGCGCCCAAGATGGCCTCTCGGCGAGGAATATTCAGAAGGAATAAGTGTTTCACGATCACTTAAAACTGCTAGGATCCATCCATCGCTTACATCCATGACACAGAGTGCTCTCCGCAACTAG